DNA from Amycolatopsis sp. DSM 110486:
CAAGGGCGGCATCGTCTTCCAGGTCCAGAAGGAGCTCGGAGTGCCGGTGAAGCTGGTCGGCCTCGGTGAGGGCCCGGACGACCTGGCACCGTTCGAGCCCGGCGCGTTCGTGGACGCCCTGCTCGGCTGAGACAGGATTCGCCCGTTGAGGTGATCAACCGGCGAAGCGGGCGGAACCCTCGTGGGTTTCTGCCACGGTGGACTCGTCGCTGCAGGCCGGACGAGGGGTTCACGGGGGATGACGGGCGGGTTCGACGCCGTAACGGAGGAGCTCGAACGCGCCGCCGACACCATCGGCGACGTCGTCGGGGGCGCCGCGGGCCTGCTGTGGCAGGGCCCGAGCGGCGACTACGGGCACCCCGGCGTGCAGGCGGGCTGGGGCAGCTTCATCGCGGACATCGAGTCCGTCGTCGAAGGACTCACCGGTAAGGCCCACGGCCACGGCGAGGACCTGCGCACGGCGGCGGTCCGCTACGCGGGCGCCGACGACACCGCGAGCGACTCGATCGTGAAGACCGCGGCGAAGGCGTTCGGCGGCTCTTCCGGCGGCGGCATCTTCGGCCCACTCGGCGAGATCCTGCACACCTCCGTTGACCCGAAGCCGGGCGACGGCGAGAAGCTCGGTCCCGCGTGGACCGGCGGCGCGACCGGCCGCATCAGCGGGTCGATCGACGAACTCCCGCCGGACGTGATGAGTCCCGAGCGCTCCCGGGAGCTGTTCCCCCGTCCGAAGTCCGAGGTGGAGGGCCCTGACCCCGTAACAGAGGCGGACGGCGAAGGACCGGTGTTCTGATGGCCGCCGAAATGGGGGAGACGACCGACCCGAAGGACCTCGTCCCCGGCGAGCCGCGCTTCATCTCGGGCGACCTGAAGGATCTCGTCCGCAACATCCAGAAGATGGCCGCGATCTCCGACGGCCTCTCGGGCGTCGACGCGAAGCAGTGGTCCGGCGTAGCGAGCGACCGGTTCCGCGAGACCTTCGGCCGGGAGCCGAAGAAGTGGTTCGACACCATCGGCGTCCTGGGCACCGGCGCCAACGCCCTCGCCGATTACGGCGACGCCCTGACGCGCAGCCAGTCCGAAGCCCAGCGGGCGATCGAGCTGTACACGCAGGGCCAGGCCGCCACGCGGGCCGCGTCCGCGCAGTGGATTGTGGACGCCTACAAGGCCCTCACCGGCGGGTACTCGGTCCCGGCCTTCGCCGACCCCGGTCAGGGCGCGACGCAGGAGGCCGAGCGGATCCTGAGGGCCGCCCGCGCCGCTCTGGAAGAGGCCGGCGGTTCCACGGCGGAAAAGCTGGGCTTCGAGAAGAAGGCCGACGGTACGTACAAAAAGGATCTCGGGGATTCCCACGAGTTCGGCGCTGCGCACCGCGACAAAGAGACGAAGACGGAGTGGGACCCCGACAAGAAGAAGTGGGTCAAGGTCGAGGAGGACCCCGGCGGCTGGCAGGACCACAAGGGCGGCAAGAACTATTCCCGCGAATTCGGTTCGCAGTCCGACGGCATGCTCACCGACAAACTCGGCGGCCTCCTCGAAAAGTTCGGCATCGACACCTCCGAAAGCACGGTGTCGGCGTCGGCGAGTGTCGACCTCGTCGACGGCTCGCTGGAGGGGAAGTTCGGCGACGGAACCTTCGGCGGCAGCGGCAAAATCGAGGGCGCGGCCCTCGGCGCCGGCGCCGAGGCGCACGCCGGTGCGGGCCCGCTGGGTCTCACGGCGGGCGCGTCGGCCGAGGCGTACCTGGCTAAGGGCAGTGCCCAGGGTGAGGTCCACTACGGCGACCACGTCTCGGTCAAGGGCGATGCCTCGGCCGAGGTCGGAGCCAAGGCGTCCGCCCAGGGATCGCTCGGCTGGTCCGGGATGCAGGGCAGCGTCGAAGGATTCGCGGGCGGCCGCATCGAGGCCAACGCGAGCGCCGAGGTCGCCGGTGTCACCGCCGGTGCGCACGGCGAGGCGTGGGCCGGCGTCGGGGCCGAGGCGAGCGCCCAGTTCGGCATGGGCGACGACGGGAAGTTCCACGTCGGCGCTTCGCTCGGCGTGGCCCTGGGTATCGGTGGCAAGGTCGGGTTCGACCTCAGCATCGATCCGGGTGAGGTCGTCGACACCGTGCAGGACGTGGCCGGTGACGTCGCCGACGTGGCCTCCGACGTCGGGCACGGCATCGCGAACGCCGCGGGCGCGGTGGGCGACTTCCTCGGCTTCTGACCACCAGAGATTCGGAGCAGACACAGTGGCAGGCACTCTCCCCGTCCCGATCGTCTTCGAGCTGCCGGACGGATGGCGATCCGTTCCGCCCGACGAAGTCGGCACGCCGGACGCCGCGTTCGTCGCGCTCAACACCGGCAGTTCGCGCGAGGGCTTCACGGCGAACATCACGATCACCGGCGAGCTCCGCGAGGACGACGCGCCGCTCACGGCCATCGGTGACGAGGCCGTCGAGCGGTTGCGGAGCGCGGGCGCACAGGGCGTGCAGCTCGGGCGGCGCAACGAGGTCGGCTCGGCGGAGAACCCGGGTCTCACGCAGGCGGTGAAGTTGACCGTCGGCCTCAAGGGCAAGCAGGTTGACCTCGTGCAGTTCCAGGTGTTCATGGTCATGCGAGACCAGCAAAACCCGGAGCGGCGCGCGGTCTTGCACATCGTGCTGTCCGCGCTGCTGGAAAACCAGTTCGAGCACGTCATCGACGACTTCCAGAAGTTCCTCACCACCGTCAAACCGGAGCAGGCGGCATGAACGACACCGCACGGCAGCTGCTGGCCCGCATCGAGGCGATCGACACGGCCGCGGCGGACAACCGCTTGCGGGCCGAGGCATACAAGCGCGTGGCCGACGAACTGAAAGACGCGATGGGCAGCGCCACCTCACCGGACGGCGTGGTCGCCGTAGTCGCTGGTCCCGGCGGTGCGATCGCGTCGGTCACCTTCAGCGAACGGGCCCGGGAAACGGATCCCGCTGTGCTGTCGTCGGACGTCATGCGCGCGATCGGCGAAGCGCAGGCTGCGGCGGCGCGGATGCAGGCCGACGTGGTGCGCCGCGGACTCGGCAGTACCGAGTTCCTCAACCGCGTGCTCGACTCCGACGAGCAGCTCTTCGGCGCTCCTCGCCCGGCAGCGCCGGCCCCGCCGAAGCCGACTCGAGCAGCGCCCGCGGACGACGAGTTCGACGACTTCAGCGTCTACGACCAAGAGCCGACCCGGTGAGCACAGCGCTCATCCTCGTGATCGTCATCGGCGGCACGCTCCTGATCGCGGCCGCGGTGACGTGGTTCGTGGTGTGGAACAACCGCGGTATGCAGCGCGCCGAAGCCGGGGTGTTGCAGCGGCTGAGCCAGGAATCGCCGCGGCGGGGCTGGCAGTACGAGGAGCGCAACGACTCCTACTGCGCCTTCTACAACGAAGGCGACCACTATCTGCAGCGTTCCTTCGCGGACGAGCTGTTCTCACCGAGCGATCCGTTCGCGCGGCTGCCCGAGGCGTTCGAGGCGCACGAGATCGTGAGCGGGACGCACCGGGGACGCCCCTTCCTCGGCGCCAGGTTCAAGGTGCGCCAACGCGGCGTGGCCATCCACTACACGCGGGCCGTGTGGGTGCGCACTCCGAAACTCGGCCCTGCCCTGCAGGTGGGCCCGGCGGTGGCGCTCGAGAGCCGCGTGAACGACTCGATCGGACGCGGCGACCTTCGAGTGGGCGACCCCGAGTTCGACGAGCGCTACGAGGTGCTCACCGGCGACGATCGCTTCGCCCGTGCGGTGCTCGTACCGCAGGTCACCCAGTTCTTGAAGACCGACCCTCGCGAATTCCGCGGGTTCACCTTGTTCGGCGCGAACTTCGTGGTCCTCGACCGCCTCGTCGATCACCGTGATCCCGAAAAACTCGTCGCCGCATTGGACTTGCGGTGCGACCTGCTGGATTTGGTTCCGCGTTCCGTCTGGGCCTAGAGGAGGCTGGCTGTGGTGCGTCGTTTGTTGGTCGCGGTGTGTGGCATCGCTTTGGTGGCCGGGTGTTCCGCGCACGTGGAGGTGACGCGGCGGGTGGCGAAGGCCGATCTGGAGAAGGGGATCGCCGACGCGCTGCAGAGCTCGATCGGGCAGCGGCCGGACACGGTGACGTGCCCAGGGCCGATCGACGCGAAAGTCGGGCAGCAGATGCGCTGCGAGCTGAGCGCCGGCACGACCAGGGCGGGCCTCACAGCGACCATCAACACCGTCAACGGCAGCGACGTCCGCTACTCGGTGAAGGTGGACGACCACGTCATCAGCAATTGAGGTGACACACCGGTCCCCACCGGCGCACACTCGCGGTGTGTATTGACGCCCGCGTGGACCGCCCGTTTCCCCTCGTCACCCGAACACCCCCCGACGAGAGGAAACCCGGTGATGATCATCGAAGGCCCGCGCGTCCGCCTGCGTCCGCTCACGCGTGACGATCGGCAGCGCGCCCAGGAAATCCTGTCCACACCCGAAGTCGCCCGATGGTGGGGCGAAGCCGAGCCCGAGGTCGAAACCCTCCTCGAGGAGGAAGCCGGCTACTCCAGCTACGCCATCGAACTCGACGGGGACGTCATCGGGCTCATCCAGAGCTCCGAAGAACTCGACCCGCAGTACCGCCACGCCGGCATCGACATCGCCGTCGACCCGGCCCACCATGGCCACGGCAACGGCCCCGAGGCGATCCGCGTGCTCGCGCAGCACCTGTTCGCCCAGGGCCACCACCGGCTCACGATCGACCCGGCCGCCGCGAACGAGAAGGCCGTGCACGTGTACACCAAGCTCGGCTTCCGGCCCGTCGGCCTGCTGCGCCAGTACGAACGCGGCCCCGACGGCACCTTCCACGACGGCCTGCTGATGGACCTCCTGGCGGGCGAGCTCAGGTGACCGGCAGCTGCTGCGAAAGCCGGTCGGCGATCTTCTGCACCACCGGCGCGATGCTCGCCACCGCGTCCGCGGTCAGCCGGCCGGACGGACCGGACACGGACACCGCCGCGGGTACCGGCATGCCGGGCACCGCGACGGCGATGCACCGGACCCCGAGCTCCTGCTCGGCCTCGTCCAGCGCGTAACCCTGCGACGCGATGCGCGTGAGCTCGTCGGCGAGCGAAGAAGGGTCGGTGAAGGTGTGTTCGGTGTACGCGGGCATGCCCGTGCGCGCCAGAAGCGCCGCGACGTCGTCGGCGGGCAGCTGCGCGAGCATCGCCTTGCCGACCCCGGTGCCGTGGGGCAGCAGGCGCCGGCCGACTTCGGTGAACATGCGCATGGAGTGCTTGGAGGGCACCTGGGCCACGTACACGACCTCGTCGCGCTCCAGCACGGCGAGGTTGGCCGTCTCGCCGACCTCCTCCACGAGTTCGACCAGCAACGGCCGCGCCCACGAGCCGAACTGCATGCTCGCGTTCTCGCCGAGGCGGATGAGCCGCGCGCCGAGGGCGTAGCGGCGGTTGGTGTTCTGCCGGACGTACCCGAGGTCCACGAGGGTGCGGATCAGCCGGTGAATGGTCGGCATCGGCAGCCCCGACAGGGTCGCGAGCTCCGACAGGCTGGCCTCCCCACCCGTGTCCGCGAGGTGCTCCAGCAGCTCGAACGCGCGCTGCAGGGACTGGACGCCGCCGTCCCGTCCGCCTTTCTCAGCTGCCACCGGTGGTCCTCCTCACAGGTCCTCTTCTTCCGAGCGTTTGAGCTTCCGCTATGCAGAAACTATAGTCCGTCAGGTAAAAACCGTAGGGACGTTATCCAAAGTACGACTCGGGGTGTTTCGCATGTCTGAAGTCCAGGTCCTCGGCGGCTCGGTGGAGCGCGGCGAAGAGATCCTGACGCCGGAAGCCCTCGCCTTCCTGGCGGGGCTCCACGACGCCTTCGCGGCGCGCCGGGACGAGCTGCTCGCGGCCCGCGGCAAGCGCCGCGAAGAGGCCCGCACGACCGGCCGGCTCGACTTCCTGCCGGAGACGAAGGAAATCCGCGAGGGCGACTGGAAGGTCGCCGAGGCGCCGCCGGCGCTGCGCGACCGCCGCGTGGAGATCACCGGTCCCACCGACCGCAAGATGACCATCAACGCCCTCAACTCCGGCGCCAAGGTGTGGCTCGCCGACTTCGAGGACGCCAACACGCCGCACTGGGCCAACGTCGTGTCCGGCCAGGTCAACCTGTCCGACGCCATCCGCGAGACCATCACGCTGGAGAGCGGCGGCAAGAGCTACGCGCTCAAGGACGACGTCGAGCACGCCACCATCGTGGTCCGCCCGCGCGGCTGGCACCTCGACGAGCGCAACCTCACCTTCGGCGGCCGCCAGGGCGTCGGCGCGCTGGTCGACTTCGGCCTGTACTTCTTCCACAACGCTGCCGAGCTGCTCAAGCGCGGCAAGGGCCCGTACTTCTACCTGCCGAAGATGGAAAGCCACCTCGAGGCGCGGCTGTGGAACGACGTGTTCACCCACGCCGAGAAGACCCTCGGCATCGAGCACGGCACCGTCCGCGCCACCGTGCTGATCGAGACGATCCCGGCCGCGTTCGAGATGGAGGAGATCCTCTACGAGCTGCGTGAGCACGCCTCGGGCCTCAACGCGGGCCGCTGGGACTACCTGTTCAGCGTGATCAAGTACTTCCGCGACGCCGGTGAGAAGTTCGTGCTGCCGGACCGCAACTCGGTGACCATGACCGCGCCGTTCATGCGCGCCTACACCGAGCTGCTCGTGGCCACCTGCCACCAGCGCGGCGCGTTCGCGATCGGCGGCATGGCGGCGTTCAT
Protein-coding regions in this window:
- a CDS encoding putative T7SS-secreted protein — protein: MAAEMGETTDPKDLVPGEPRFISGDLKDLVRNIQKMAAISDGLSGVDAKQWSGVASDRFRETFGREPKKWFDTIGVLGTGANALADYGDALTRSQSEAQRAIELYTQGQAATRAASAQWIVDAYKALTGGYSVPAFADPGQGATQEAERILRAARAALEEAGGSTAEKLGFEKKADGTYKKDLGDSHEFGAAHRDKETKTEWDPDKKKWVKVEEDPGGWQDHKGGKNYSREFGSQSDGMLTDKLGGLLEKFGIDTSESTVSASASVDLVDGSLEGKFGDGTFGGSGKIEGAALGAGAEAHAGAGPLGLTAGASAEAYLAKGSAQGEVHYGDHVSVKGDASAEVGAKASAQGSLGWSGMQGSVEGFAGGRIEANASAEVAGVTAGAHGEAWAGVGAEASAQFGMGDDGKFHVGASLGVALGIGGKVGFDLSIDPGEVVDTVQDVAGDVADVASDVGHGIANAAGAVGDFLGF
- a CDS encoding YbaB/EbfC family nucleoid-associated protein, which translates into the protein MNDTARQLLARIEAIDTAAADNRLRAEAYKRVADELKDAMGSATSPDGVVAVVAGPGGAIASVTFSERARETDPAVLSSDVMRAIGEAQAAAARMQADVVRRGLGSTEFLNRVLDSDEQLFGAPRPAAPAPPKPTRAAPADDEFDDFSVYDQEPTR
- a CDS encoding DUF4333 domain-containing protein — encoded protein: MVRRLLVAVCGIALVAGCSAHVEVTRRVAKADLEKGIADALQSSIGQRPDTVTCPGPIDAKVGQQMRCELSAGTTRAGLTATINTVNGSDVRYSVKVDDHVISN
- a CDS encoding GNAT family protein; this encodes MIIEGPRVRLRPLTRDDRQRAQEILSTPEVARWWGEAEPEVETLLEEEAGYSSYAIELDGDVIGLIQSSEELDPQYRHAGIDIAVDPAHHGHGNGPEAIRVLAQHLFAQGHHRLTIDPAAANEKAVHVYTKLGFRPVGLLRQYERGPDGTFHDGLLMDLLAGELR
- a CDS encoding IclR family transcriptional regulator, giving the protein MAAEKGGRDGGVQSLQRAFELLEHLADTGGEASLSELATLSGLPMPTIHRLIRTLVDLGYVRQNTNRRYALGARLIRLGENASMQFGSWARPLLVELVEEVGETANLAVLERDEVVYVAQVPSKHSMRMFTEVGRRLLPHGTGVGKAMLAQLPADDVAALLARTGMPAYTEHTFTDPSSLADELTRIASQGYALDEAEQELGVRCIAVAVPGMPVPAAVSVSGPSGRLTADAVASIAPVVQKIADRLSQQLPVT
- the aceB gene encoding malate synthase A, whose product is MSEVQVLGGSVERGEEILTPEALAFLAGLHDAFAARRDELLAARGKRREEARTTGRLDFLPETKEIREGDWKVAEAPPALRDRRVEITGPTDRKMTINALNSGAKVWLADFEDANTPHWANVVSGQVNLSDAIRETITLESGGKSYALKDDVEHATIVVRPRGWHLDERNLTFGGRQGVGALVDFGLYFFHNAAELLKRGKGPYFYLPKMESHLEARLWNDVFTHAEKTLGIEHGTVRATVLIETIPAAFEMEEILYELREHASGLNAGRWDYLFSVIKYFRDAGEKFVLPDRNSVTMTAPFMRAYTELLVATCHQRGAFAIGGMAAFIPSKDPKVNEGAFEKVHADKAREAADGFDGSWVAHPGMVALCKEEFDKVLGDRPNQLERTRDEVSVTADQLLDVASTPGSATAAGLRAAVEVGIRYIASWLSGNGAAAIHNLMEDAATAEISRSQIWQWVKNGTQLDTGDTVTAELVRGVLAEVRGELSAEVKEDVLTPAVELFEQVALADEFPDFLTLPAYEHIK